In the Neisseria sp. KEM232 genome, GTGGTGGAAGGGTGGTTGTTGGCGGCGGGGGATGCCCATGACTGCGGCACGCTTTTGCCGTAATGCCGCCCACGCAGCGGTTTTCAATCAAAGAGGCCGTCTGAAAGCTGTTGCGGGCTTTCAGACGGCATGATGGTTGTTCGCCATGGGAAATGCCGTCGACAACAGACAAGAACGACATGCGGCAATTTCCGATAAATGTCGTGCTATGAATGGTGCGATTAGACGGTGGCAGACAAAAAAATAACCGCTGAAAAGCGGTTAGTGGCAGAGGCTCTATCGAAATGGCAAATAAAAACACTGATTTAAAAAATAATTTTTCTATTAAAAATCAGGCTAACCAACAAAAACGCCAACAAATTACAAGGACTTTATTTCTTAGCCGCCGTCTGCGGTTTCAGATTATCCCGCCGCCTTCCCAAGATGCCGAGTTTTTTAGAAACCAGCTCATCGGCTTTTTCTTCTGCTGCCAGCCATTGCCGGTAAATCCGCTCGTAGGTTTGATGGTGCATTCCTTTGGGGCGGCGCGGTATGCCTGTATCCAGCGGGTCGATTTTTGCCAGCAGGCGGCGGGCTTTGTCGATGGCGTTGTAGGCGGCAGGCTGCCTTGTGCTGGGGTAGTTCAGGTTTTTGCAGCGGCGGCATACGAAAACACGCCCGCTGTACAGTACGCCGACACGGCGGCGGCATTGCGGGCATTCAAACCATAAGCGGCTGCCGCCGTAGTTGCAGGGGGTATGCAGCAGTTTGACGGGATAGGTGCGGGCTTCGCCGTTTATGTGGTAATCCAGTATCAGGCGGTTTTCGGTTGCCCGATAGCTTCGGATGGCTGCCTGCTCTATGCCGCCGCGTGTCCAGCGGGCAGTGATAACGCTGCCTGTCGGGTATTTGGCGATGTCTGTGATTTTGAGTTGCCGATAGTCTTCTGTGCTTGCTTTTGCCATTTTTGCCTGTTGATTTAGTTTGTTTGCAAGTTTAACCGATTTTCCGCCCTCGGCTCAAAAATGAGCTTGCGGCCTCAAATTTGAGGGCGTTAGCCCGTCCATATTTGGATTGGCTGAAACCAAATATGGATTTAGTGCCGAAATGGCTCTGTGCTGCGTTTTTAGTGCGGCCAAATGCGCTGGCAATGGGGGTAGGTAGCGGGCAGGGTGCAAAATCAATCCTAGCGCGTTTTAGGGGTATTTACGGCGGTTTGGTTTGGCTTTTCAGGCTGCCTTTTGGTTTCCTGCCTAAGTTTTACTAAGTTGGGATGGTTTGGCAAATCCGTTTTTCAGGCTGCCTTGCGGATGGGAAAACGGCCAAATTCGCCCCCCATCCCTTTTTCCCTAAATTTTTCAAGAAAAGGGCAAGAGGGACGCGCTAAAAAGCGCGTATAGATGGCTTATATAGAAAGGTGTACGGAAAACGGGGCAATGGGTGGGCTATTGCCCCGTTTTACGGGGCAAGGACTTTAATTTTTCAGGCTGCTTTGTATCTGCGGCCAGTCCGTAGCGTTGGTTTGGTCGGGCGGTTTCAACGGCGGGGGCGGGGTTATTTCGTAGTGCCGCCGCTTCCAGTCGTCAGGCGGGCGGGTGGTGGCCTCGATGTCCAGCTTGCCGCCGCAGTGGTCGATGGCTAGGAAAGTCATGGCATACAGGTTGCAGCGGTTGCGTCCGCCCTGCCTTGATACGGTTATCAGGCCGTTGCCCCGCAGTTCGGCAATGGCTTTTCCCAATGTCTCTTTGGACGGGAAACCTGCGCTTGCGTATGTGGCCGTCAAATCGCCGTTGTTGTGGCCGTTGTACTGCGCCATAAGGTGCAGCAGCAGGCGGGCGGCACTGCCGGAAAGGGTTTGTACTACGGGGCTGCGCAATACGTCGTGCCGCAGCGGCATGAATGACTGGTTGCCGCGTTTTTCGGCTGCCGCGTGCCATTTGTCGGCCTGTTTTTGTCGGCTTCCCATGCCGCCCCCCTATGCCAGCCAATACCGTTTAATTTTTGTTTTCCGCCCGAACTGGTTGGCATGCGGCTCGTAACGGTCTTGCACGGGGTAGCCCATGCGGCGCAATTCCGAAATGCGGGCGGTGGCGGCGTTGATGCCGCGCGTGTGCATTTCGTAGTTGGTAATGCCGCCGTTTTTGAGCCATTGCAGAATGCGTGCGTGTTGGCTCGGCGGTTTGGTAGAATGGCGTTTGCTGTTCGTGCCGTCTGAATGGTTTGCCGTTTGGGCGGTATTTTTTTGTGTCATGGCCTGCCCTCCTATTTGCCTGCTTCGCGGCTGCGGCTGATTAGAATCTGCTGGTAGGCGGCAATTTCGCTTGCCAGCCATGCGGTGGCGCGTTTGCCCACTTTCACGGATTTGGGCATATCGGGGTCGTAGCGGGGATTGCCCTCGCGCATACGGGAATAAACGGCCTCGCTGCTGGTTACGCCTAAGGCTTTTTTGACTTCGCCGATACGCAAAAAGGTTTCTACTGTGTTTGTCATGTTGGCTTTCCTTTGCCGTGGGTTGTGAAACAGGCAAAAGAATATCGGCTTACTGTGGTAAATAACAGGCATGAATTTTTTTATTTTCATGCTGTTATAAAAAAATAAAAATTCATGCACACATGAAAATTTCAGTTTTTCTGCCCGCAAAAATTCTGCCGAAAAAATGCCCGCATGAAATTTTTAAAATTTATGCGGGCATGAATTTGTCGGAATTTTTTACAGCAACAATCTTGGATTGGTTCTTTCCAAAAGTTCTATTGCTTTGGGTTTGACTGTACGGGCAATTCTGCCTACCGCGTCAAAATCCAGCGGGGTATTGTCTCTCGGCGGGTAAATCATGGCGGCCATCTCAACATCGGTAAACTTGCGGCCTGTTATCTGCCCATATACGTACAGGTCGATATAGGCGAAAACCCGATATTCCACAATTTTCCTGATTTCGGCATCCGTGTATCTTTTGGTGCGCCTGCCAGACCAATAGGTGCTTAATTTTGATTTTGATTCCTTTACTCTGATTTCCTTTAATTTCTGCTCGAAAGCCATTTTTAACACTTCATCGCTTTGAGCTAGGTTGATGATGAATATATCGGCATAGTCGGAAACTTCTGATAACGGAGTATCAAGGTCGGATTCAGGGATAGGATTTTCTTCTTCAGTCATTACCACAATATCCGTTAAATAGTCTTGGTATTCAAGTCTGATTGCTCTATCCATTTGCACGGAGGCTTGTTGAAAGATTCTGCGCATTTGCGGATTGACTAAGTAAAATTCAGCAAACAGGTTAACAACATCTCCAAGGCAAAATTCCCGAATAATGTCTTGCTCTGCTTCCAATGGGTCGTAGTCTTCTTTAGCTTGGCTATTTTTGTTTGGGGCTGTACTAGATAAGCAGTCATGTCAGACTGCAAAAATGAAGATAACCCGTTGTAAACTAAAAAAGAGTATTCAAAAGAAACTGCTTCAGTTTTTTGTACTCGAAGTTACTGTCCGTTCAGCAGCTGATTTATTGGGCATCCACCCTAATTCGGCAGTGCTGTTTTACCGCAAGATTCGCGAAGTCATCAGCCATCATCTTTCACTGGAAGCCGATACGGTTTTTGACGGCTCAATTGAGTTGGACGAGAGTTATTTTGGCGGACCCGAACCGAACCGAACCGAAATTATACACGATTTAGAAAATAATTTCACCCAAAACAAGATATTACAACTCAAATCCCTATTCCCCGAAGCCTTTTGCGAAGAGCAAATCGACTGGGAAAAGCTCAAACTCATCCTCGGCGCGGACAATCTCGCGCATCAAAACGAGCGTTACCAGCTTAACTGGGCGGGCAAAACCGATGCCTACCGCACGCTGCAGGCGCCGACCTTCAACACCCTTTCCCCCTGCCGCGCCGAATCGGTGGATTTTGACGGCACGCGCAATCTGTTTATCGAGGCGGAAAATCTGGAAGCCTTGAAAATCCTGCAAAAAGCCTACGCCGGCAGCGTGAAGATGATTTACATCGACCCGCCCTACAACACCGGCTCCGACAGCTTTATCTATCCCGACAAATTTTCCGAAACCCGCGAAGAATACGCCCGCCGCGTGGGCGACAAAGATGCCGACGGCTATTTGAAACGCGACGGCGTGTTCCAAGGCGCATGGCGTAAAAATCCCAGAGAAAACGGGCATTACCACAGCAACTGGCTTTCCATGATGCTGCCGCGCCTGCATTTGGCACGCACGCTGTTGCGCGACGACGGCGTGATTTTTATCTCAATCGATGATAACGAACAGGCGCAGTTGAAACTGCTTTGTGATGAAGTATTTGGGGCGGAGAATTTTGTTGGGCAATTCCCGTGGCGCAAACGCACGGCAAAATCCGATGTGCCGTTTGGCGTATCCGCCGACTATGAATTTATTTTGGCTTATGCAAAATCAACGGAGTTTGTTGCCAGCGTGGAAGGCAAGGAACGCCGTTATTTTGAAACCGATGATTTTCCCAACCGACCTTGGCGTATCCACGATTTAACAAAACAAACCAAAGCCAGCGAACGCCCCAATAGTTTTTTTACGCTTAAAGATCCCAAAACAGGCAAGGAATATCCAGCCAATCCGTTGCGTACTTGGGCGGTTACGCAAGATACGTTTCAAGAGTATTACGATGCAGGAAAAATCGTTTTTCCCGACGACTACGATTTTTTGAATATCAGCAATCCCGTTATGCGCTATTTCAAAGACGACGATATGGCAAAAGCGGGTGAAAAATTCGGCAGAATCGCCGTCAGCACCAAGCTGCCTGAAAACGTGGGAATGTCTTTAAACGGCACAAAAGAAATTACCGATTTGTTTGACGGAAAACTGTTTGATTTTCCCAAACCCTCTTCTCTCATCAGCTTTTTTCTCAACACCTTACACGACGATCAAGCCCTAATCCTCGACTTCTTCTCTGGCTCTGGTACAACCGCCCACGCCGTGATGCAACTGAACGCCAAAGACGGCGGCAACCGCCGCTATATCTGCGTGCAGCTTCCCGAAGAAACCGACGAAAAATCCGAAGCGCGCAAAGCAGGTTTTGACACCATCGCCGAAATCGCCAAAGAGCGCATCCGCCGTGCGGGCGCAGCCGTTTCAGGCAGCCTGAAAGACGGGCAGCGCGTGGATACGGGCTTTAAAGTGTTCAAATTATCCGAAAGCAGTTTCAAACAATGGCGGCAGCCTGAAAACGGCGCAGATTTGGAACAGCAGCTGCGCCTTGCCATCGATTCCGTTGCCGAACACGCCGCGCCGAAAAATATGGTTTACGAGCTGATGCTGCGCCTGGGCTGCAAACTCACCAGCCCCGTCGAACACAAAAACGGCGTGTATTGGGTAACCGACGAAGACACGGGCAAACGCATCGCCCTGCTGCTGGAAGCCGCCGACCAAACGCTGATTGACGACGTAATCGCCGCCGCGCCCGCCAAGGTGGTGGCGCTGGACAAATGGTTTGACGGCAACGATGCGCTCAAAAGCAATACGGTGTTGCAGATGAAAGACGCGGGCATTGTGTTTGAGTGTGTGTGAGGCAGCCTGAAAAGCTACATCCGCCGTCATTCCCGCGCCCTGCTTGCCGTCATTCCCGCGCAGGCGGGAATCTTGGTTGGATTGCGGCGGCCGTTGGGGCAGCCTGAAAGCGCCGAATCTGTTTTTTCAGGCTGCCTTTACGGGGCAAATATCCGTGTACCGCCGAAAAGATTCCCGCCTGCGCGGGAATGACAGGGTGAGGAAATATCTGAAGGCAGCCTGAAAGGCCGTCTGAAAAAGGAAAAATTATGGAACTGAAATTTGAACAATTAGCCTACCAAACCGATGCCGTGAATGCGGTGGTGCGCCTGTTTGAGGGGCAGCGCCGCGAAAGTTTCAGCCTGCACGATGCGGGCATCGAGCTTTTTGTCGGCAATAAGCTGGATTTGGATTGGGCGCAAATCGGCGAAAACCTGAACAACGTGCAAAAAACCTTTGGGCAGCCTGAAACGGAAATCGGGCAGTACGGCCTGAATTTTTCGGTGGAAATGGAAACGGGTACGGGCAAAACCTATGTTTATCTGCGCACAATTTTTGAGTTGAACCGCCAATACGGTTGGACAAAATTTGTGATTGTTGTGCCGGGTGTGCCGATTCGCGAGGGCGTGTTGCAGACGCTGCGGGCGACGAAAAACCATTTTGCCGAGCTGTTTAACAAGCCCGTGATGAATTTCAGCGAGTACGACAGCAAGCGTTTGGGCGCGTTGCGTAATTTCGCGGTGAATGACGGTATTGAGATTATGGTGATCGGCATTCAGGCGTTTTACCAAGACAGAAACGTTATCAATAAAGTCAACGAAAGCGGTGATGCGCCGATTCATTGGATTCAGCAAACCAATCCGATTGTGATTATTGACGAACCGCAAAATATGGAAGACGATGTCAGCAGCAAGGCTTTGGATTCGCTCAACCCGCTGTTTACCCTGCGCTATTCGGCAACCCATAAAAACAGCCGCCATAAGGTTTACAGTCTCAATCCCGTTGAAGCCTACAATCAAAAGCTGGTAAAGCAGATTGTGGTGCAGTCGGTTTTGGCGGAAAACGACAGCAACGGCGCGTTTGTGGAACTGGTGGAAATACCGCCGGCAAAAGGCAGCCTGAAAGCCAAGCTCAACATTCATTATCGCGGCGAAACGGAAACCAAGAAAAAAACTGTGTGGGTGAGAAGCGGCAAAAATGGCAA is a window encoding:
- a CDS encoding helix-turn-helix domain-containing protein, which gives rise to MTQKNTAQTANHSDGTNSKRHSTKPPSQHARILQWLKNGGITNYEMHTRGINAATARISELRRMGYPVQDRYEPHANQFGRKTKIKRYWLA
- a CDS encoding DUF6387 family protein produces the protein MEAEQDIIREFCLGDVVNLFAEFYLVNPQMRRIFQQASVQMDRAIRLEYQDYLTDIVVMTEEENPIPESDLDTPLSEVSDYADIFIINLAQSDEVLKMAFEQKLKEIRVKESKSKLSTYWSGRRTKRYTDAEIRKIVEYRVFAYIDLYVYGQITGRKFTDVEMAAMIYPPRDNTPLDFDAVGRIARTVKPKAIELLERTNPRLLL
- a CDS encoding site-specific DNA-methyltransferase — its product is MDFDGTRNLFIEAENLEALKILQKAYAGSVKMIYIDPPYNTGSDSFIYPDKFSETREEYARRVGDKDADGYLKRDGVFQGAWRKNPRENGHYHSNWLSMMLPRLHLARTLLRDDGVIFISIDDNEQAQLKLLCDEVFGAENFVGQFPWRKRTAKSDVPFGVSADYEFILAYAKSTEFVASVEGKERRYFETDDFPNRPWRIHDLTKQTKASERPNSFFTLKDPKTGKEYPANPLRTWAVTQDTFQEYYDAGKIVFPDDYDFLNISNPVMRYFKDDDMAKAGEKFGRIAVSTKLPENVGMSLNGTKEITDLFDGKLFDFPKPSSLISFFLNTLHDDQALILDFFSGSGTTAHAVMQLNAKDGGNRRYICVQLPEETDEKSEARKAGFDTIAEIAKERIRRAGAAVSGSLKDGQRVDTGFKVFKLSESSFKQWRQPENGADLEQQLRLAIDSVAEHAAPKNMVYELMLRLGCKLTSPVEHKNGVYWVTDEDTGKRIALLLEAADQTLIDDVIAAAPAKVVALDKWFDGNDALKSNTVLQMKDAGIVFECV
- a CDS encoding AlpA family transcriptional regulator — translated: MTNTVETFLRIGEVKKALGVTSSEAVYSRMREGNPRYDPDMPKSVKVGKRATAWLASEIAAYQQILISRSREAGK